The following are encoded together in the Triticum dicoccoides isolate Atlit2015 ecotype Zavitan chromosome 6B, WEW_v2.0, whole genome shotgun sequence genome:
- the LOC119322066 gene encoding protein FAR1-RELATED SEQUENCE 5-like produces MAADGGEDMDALCDPDLGYLARPRTALAQTKVNSCMNEDMHDMCIGSQEALFMQPNFSYVALLKGYIDLNGDSQTINTQGPESCLGAADIGQTSDAGEPLLHSQQTKAAQVLGGDYTSNSTPSLQDLGMMGDFVDDQDNSPVQMEDLDAQTTAFELSKGGDDISFDDCQGDPWRPTLFDDIRLDQVDTNNEGRDGSSEREQNHTWNLDSTTCVYVGSSRQSREAGTSTDACHLQVQDNKNEDNEISEETIEDFLENERRAAEGGNDRTIDSELKPETGMHFATREEAQKFLNFYAFVAGFSISVVSTARTTSKKRDREVTRVTLKCNKYGHNTEAEMENLSVQRKSTVIAKTDCKAHMLISLKDGRWHITKLNLDHNHELNPGSRFFRSHVYMSDEEKALIRTMKRCNIPTRKIVAVLAYIRGGMDKLPYNKRKVSNYGTTINRELENSDVMEVQQYFEKKQAESPGFCYSMEVDAKNKVRSVFWTDARSRIMYQEYGDCISFDTTFLTNKYNLPFAPFVGVSPHGKTYLFACALIIDETANTFKWLFRQFLAAMGGKAPKTIITDQDRGMEKTIKAVFPQATHRTCLFHVMKKAEEKGCRVFQLNQGLYEDFHDIVNNSLTEREFETLWQTMIESYNVGEVKIFQDMWEARKKFVPVYFKTKFFPFIQTTARSEGTNALFKKGVGAQFSMTSFLREYQIILDNIHANEDELDHNAKHKKVSWKSFNTKYYIERQAHSLYNISIFRKFQLILNDVTRLQIREEEKNETIHVIPGKELLQTRTQDKALCGASGY; encoded by the exons ATGGCGGCTGACGGGGGAGAAGACATGGATGCTCTTTGCGATCCAGATTTGGGCTACTTGGCGCGGCCGCGAACTGCCCTCGCCCAAACTAAG GTGAACAGCTGCATGAATGAGGATATGCATGATATGTGCATTGGAAGCCAAGAAGCTCTGTTCATGCAG CCAAACTTCTCTTATGTGGCGCTGTTGAAGGGTTATATTGACCTAAATGGAGACTCTCAGACAATCAATACCCAG GGACCGGAGTCGTGCTTGGGTGCTGCTGACATTGGTCAAACAAGCGATGCGGGTGAACCTCTTCTACATTCACAACAAACAAAGGCGGCTCAGGTCTTGGGTGGCGACTACACGTCCAACAGCACACCAAGCCTTCAG GATTTAGGCATGATGGGTGACTTTGTTGACGACCAGGACAATTCTCCTGTGCAAATGGAGGATCTAGATGCACAAACAACAGCTTTTGAATTATCCAAGGGAGGGGATGATATATCGTTTGATGACTGTCAAGGAGATCCATGGAGGCCAACCCTCTTTGATGATATTCGCTTGGATCAA GTTGATACAAACAATGAAGGAAGAGACGGCTCTTCTGAGAGGGAGCAAAATCATACCTGGAATCTCGATTCTACGACATGTGTGTATGTTGGTTCCTCTAGACAGTCTCGAGAGGCGGGAACATCAACTGATGCATGCCATCTGCAAGTGCAAGACAACAAGAATGAAGATAATGAAATCAGTGAAGAAACAATAGAAGATTTTTTGGAAAATGAAAGACGGGCCGCAGAAGGAGGGAACGACAGAACAATTGATAGCGAGCTGAAACCTGAAACAGGGATGCATTTTGCTACGAGGGAAGAAGCTCAAAAGTTCTTAAACTTCTATGCCtttgtagctggtttctccatatctGTTGTGTCGACTGCCCGCACAACCAGCAAAAAAAGGGACAGAGAAGTTACAAGGGTAACACTGAAATGCAACAAGTATGGGCATAATACAGAGGCTGAAATGGAAAACTTGTCTGTACAAAGAAAAAGCACTGTCATAGCGAAGACAGACTGCAAAGCACACATGCTAATTTCTTTGAAAGATGGAAGATGGCACATAACTAAACTCAATCTTGATCATAACCATGAGCTCAACCCTGGCAGTAGGTTTTTTAGATCTCATGTTTACATGTCTGATGAAGAGAAAGCATTGATCAGAACAATGAAAAGGTGCAACATACCTACGAGGAAGATAGTGGCAGTATTGGCGTACATAAGAGGAGGAATGGACAAGTTACCATACAACAAAAGGAAAGTGAGTAACTATGGTACCACAATAAACAGAGAATTGGAAAATAGTGACGTCATGGAAGTGCAGCAATACTTCGAGAAGAAACAAGCTGAGAGCCCTGGATTTTGCTACTCAATGGAAGTAGATGCAAAAAACAAGGTCCGGAGTGTGTTTTGGACAGATGCTAGATCTAGAATAATGTACCAAGAGTATGGGGACTGCATCAGCTTTGACACAACATTCCTAACAAACAAGTACAACTTGCCGTTTGCACCGTTCGTTGGTGTTTCTCCACACGGGAAGACGTACTTGTTTGCTTGTGCCCTTATTATCGATGAGACTGCTAACACATTCAAGTGGTTGTTCCGGCAGTTCTTAGCAGCAATGGGAGGCAAGGCACCCAAAACAATAATAACTGACCAAGACAGAGGAATGGAAAAGACAATAAAAGCTGTGTTTCCACAAGCAACACACAGAACATGCTTGTTCCATGTGATGAAAAAAGCCGAAGAGAAAGGGTGCAGAGTGTTCCAACTGAATCAAGGGTTATATGAGGACTTTCATGACATAGTGAATAACTCATTGACAGAGAGAGAGTTTGAAACACTATGGCAAACAATGATTGAAAGTTACAATGTGGGTGAGGTGAAAATTTTCCAAGACATGTGGGAAGCAAGGAAAAAATTTGTGCCAGTGTACTTCAAGACAAAGTTTTTCCCATTCATCCAAACAACAGCTAGGAGTGAGGGCACAAATGCTTTGTTCAAGAAGGGGGTTGGTGCACAGTTCAGCATGACAAGCTTCCTACGAGAATACCAGATAATACTAGACAACATCCATGCAAATGAGGATGAGCTTGACCATAATGCAAAGCACAAAAAAGTTTCCTGGAAATCATTCAACACTAAGTACTACATCGAGAGACAAGCACACAGCCTGTACAACATAAGCATCTTCAGAAAATTTCAGCTCATTCTGAATGATGTAACAAGACTGCAAATTAGAGAAGAGGAAAAAAATGAAACTATACATGTTATACCAGGCAAAGAACTACTACAAACAAGAACACAAGACAAGGCTTTATGTGGTGCAAGTGGATACTGA
- the LOC119325253 gene encoding uncharacterized protein LOC119325253 isoform X2, which produces MSVSFKEEMLSSYANVLHGQIIQGIIGSAHCDNINESGFQNVQEAIASNVLKFLSGPGVSSLFNAGGQGTLSKLASLAKQKMVISSEDDRTHKKGLREYGESSDVNEKLKHVKSNISRTTVKINENMVSSIAASKHSDTGTSNNKLPLQPVVENSLSLVHKDSHDALATPECAITKIVEHSNEKVEVVKKVRARVFNTMHREQEFSLINTFPAGLKERNSFLQFSVQHSQGTFTRSTSLTGTKKDVGGQIAPPEAGQSNYQMINHMSPIGRTKLFSEDCNIGTSNNPPKLMALADKFSKTSQIIGTKQAPIPVADLSPSMPTKRKADIVDISPTSFGVRQIELAKNADLVYNNLIGPIAKRQRQSTVGVEEVVDVPDDTDNHIIIDELAPDTVLNQGGHDNLIILRPKSLLELPIEENEKFPVSNEECMHYNSIIELAYTKRIQRKYALAYSMVHCNYVSLGQSLMPTGHIDNFLIPCFCRKFFEDRHSSISGRHHFFPNIGEYILNYPKDDKLRSIATSFLGAASASRGKRLDLSNTLFFPTCLDNHWIVFAVNFKWKLFAFLDSFYDKDSYLHKSIREKFINNFIKLWEIIFQTDQHNFKIFKRMYPHVPKQINGNDCGVFATKIMEIWDPTLDLRKIFSHEDIQHIRIQYMNQLFFWKKNTADKSLVTRFNLQG; this is translated from the exons ATGTCAGTATCTTTCAAAGAGGAAATGTTGTCATCTTATGCTAACGTTCTACATGGGCAG ATTATTCAGGGCATCATTGGCAGCGCACACTGCGACAACATAAATGAGTCTGGTTTTCAAAATGTTCAGGAAGCAATAGCATCAAATGTGTTGAAGTTTCTATCTGGACCTGGAGTATCATCTCTTTTCAACGCTGGTGGTCAGGGCACCCTTTCAAAACTAGCATCATTAGCGAAACAGAAGATGGTCATATCAAGTGAGGATGATAGAACTCACAAAAAAGGTTTACGCG AGTATGGTGAAAGCAGTGATGTGAATGAGAAGCTCAAGCACGTTAAGAGCAACATCAGCCGAACAACTGTCAAGATCAATGAAAACATGGTTTCATCAATTGCAGCTAGCAAGCATTCCGACACAGGAACGAGCAACAACAAACTTCCGTTGCAACCTGTTGTTGAGAACAGTTTGTCGTTAGTTCATAAGGACTCGCATGACGCTTTAG CAACCCCAGAATGTGCGATTACTAAAATTGTTGAACACAGCAATGAAAAAG TGGAAGTAGTGAAGAAGGTCAGGGCTAGGGTGTTCAACACAATGCATCGTGAGCAGGAGTTTTCTTTGATTAACACATTCCCAGCAGGGTTGAAGGAGCGCAACTCTTTTCTTCAGTTTAGTGTGCAACACAGCCAGGGCACTTTCACACGCTCCACCAGTCTTACCGGCACAAAGAAGGATGTTGGAGGTCAGATTGCACCTCCTGAGGCAGGGCAGAGCAATTACCAGATGATTAACCACATGTCACCAATTGGCCGTACAAAGCTGTTCAGCGAG GACTGCAACATTGGCACCAGCAACAACCCTCCTAAGCTCATGGCATTGGCAGACAAGTTTTCAAAAACCAGCCAAATCATTGGCACAAAACAAGCACCAATCCCAGTGGCTGATCTTTCCCCCTCTATG CCAACTAAGAGGAAGGCAGACATCGTTGATATCAGTCCAACAAGTTTTGGTGTCAGGCAAATCGAATTAGCTAAGAATGCAGATCTTGTATACAACAATCTAATCGGACCAATTGCGAAACGTCAACGCCAATCTACAGTAGGGGTAGAAGAGGTTGTTGATGTGCCAGACGACACTGATAATCATATCATTATCGATGAACTTGCACCGGACACCGTTCTCAATCAAGGTGGACATGATAATTTGATCATTTTGCGACCAAAAAGTCTCTTGGAACTCCCAATCGAGGAAAATGAAAAGTTCCCTGTGTCAAATGAAGAGTGCATGCATTACAACTCAATAATCGAACTTGCCTATACAAAAAGAATTCAGAG GAAGTATGCGTTGGCGTACTCAATGGTTCATTGCAATTACGTATCACTTGGACAAAGCCTTATGCCAACCGGGCACATCGACAATTTCCTGATCCCTTGCTTTTGTCGGAAGTTCTTCGAGGACCGTCATTCCTCAATCTCTGGAAGGCACCATTTCTTCCCGAACATTGGC GAGTATATTCTGAACTACCCAAAAGATGATAAACTAAGATCAATTGCCACTTCTTTTTTGGGGGCAGCATCAGCAAGTAGGGGTAAACGGCTAGATTTGTCAAATACG CTGTTCTTCCCCACATGCCTCGACAACCATTGGATAGTGTTTGCTGTCAATTTCAAGTGGAAACTTTTTGCTTTCTTGGATTCTTTTTACGACAAGGACTCATATCTTCACAAGTCTATCAGAGAGAAATTT ATCAATAACTTCATCAAGTTGTGGGAAATCATTTTCCAAACAGACCAGCATAATTTCAAGATTTTCAAAAGGATGTACCCTCACGTGCCAAAGCAGATTAATGG AAATGATTGTGGAGTGTTTGCAACAAAGATAATGGAGATATGGGACCCAACCTTGGATCTGCGCAAGATTTTCTCACATGAAGACATCCAACACATAAGAATTCAATACATGAACCAACTTTTCTTTTGGAAGAAAAACACTGCAGACAAGAGCCTTGTCACTCGTTTCAACTTGCAG GGGTAA
- the LOC119325253 gene encoding uncharacterized protein LOC119325253 isoform X1, with the protein MSVSFKEEMLSSYANVLHGQIIQGIIGSAHCDNINESGFQNVQEAIASNVLKFLSGPGVSSLFNAGGQGTLSKLASLAKQKMVISSEDDRTHKKGLREYGESSDVNEKLKHVKSNISRTTVKINENMVSSIAASKHSDTGTSNNKLPLQPVVENSLSLVHKDSHDALATPECAITKIVEHSNEKVPEVEVVKKVRARVFNTMHREQEFSLINTFPAGLKERNSFLQFSVQHSQGTFTRSTSLTGTKKDVGGQIAPPEAGQSNYQMINHMSPIGRTKLFSEDCNIGTSNNPPKLMALADKFSKTSQIIGTKQAPIPVADLSPSMPTKRKADIVDISPTSFGVRQIELAKNADLVYNNLIGPIAKRQRQSTVGVEEVVDVPDDTDNHIIIDELAPDTVLNQGGHDNLIILRPKSLLELPIEENEKFPVSNEECMHYNSIIELAYTKRIQRKYALAYSMVHCNYVSLGQSLMPTGHIDNFLIPCFCRKFFEDRHSSISGRHHFFPNIGEYILNYPKDDKLRSIATSFLGAASASRGKRLDLSNTLFFPTCLDNHWIVFAVNFKWKLFAFLDSFYDKDSYLHKSIREKFINNFIKLWEIIFQTDQHNFKIFKRMYPHVPKQINGNDCGVFATKIMEIWDPTLDLRKIFSHEDIQHIRIQYMNQLFFWKKNTADKSLVTRFNLQG; encoded by the exons ATGTCAGTATCTTTCAAAGAGGAAATGTTGTCATCTTATGCTAACGTTCTACATGGGCAG ATTATTCAGGGCATCATTGGCAGCGCACACTGCGACAACATAAATGAGTCTGGTTTTCAAAATGTTCAGGAAGCAATAGCATCAAATGTGTTGAAGTTTCTATCTGGACCTGGAGTATCATCTCTTTTCAACGCTGGTGGTCAGGGCACCCTTTCAAAACTAGCATCATTAGCGAAACAGAAGATGGTCATATCAAGTGAGGATGATAGAACTCACAAAAAAGGTTTACGCG AGTATGGTGAAAGCAGTGATGTGAATGAGAAGCTCAAGCACGTTAAGAGCAACATCAGCCGAACAACTGTCAAGATCAATGAAAACATGGTTTCATCAATTGCAGCTAGCAAGCATTCCGACACAGGAACGAGCAACAACAAACTTCCGTTGCAACCTGTTGTTGAGAACAGTTTGTCGTTAGTTCATAAGGACTCGCATGACGCTTTAG CAACCCCAGAATGTGCGATTACTAAAATTGTTGAACACAGCAATGAAAAAG TGCCCGAAGTGGAAGTAGTGAAGAAGGTCAGGGCTAGGGTGTTCAACACAATGCATCGTGAGCAGGAGTTTTCTTTGATTAACACATTCCCAGCAGGGTTGAAGGAGCGCAACTCTTTTCTTCAGTTTAGTGTGCAACACAGCCAGGGCACTTTCACACGCTCCACCAGTCTTACCGGCACAAAGAAGGATGTTGGAGGTCAGATTGCACCTCCTGAGGCAGGGCAGAGCAATTACCAGATGATTAACCACATGTCACCAATTGGCCGTACAAAGCTGTTCAGCGAG GACTGCAACATTGGCACCAGCAACAACCCTCCTAAGCTCATGGCATTGGCAGACAAGTTTTCAAAAACCAGCCAAATCATTGGCACAAAACAAGCACCAATCCCAGTGGCTGATCTTTCCCCCTCTATG CCAACTAAGAGGAAGGCAGACATCGTTGATATCAGTCCAACAAGTTTTGGTGTCAGGCAAATCGAATTAGCTAAGAATGCAGATCTTGTATACAACAATCTAATCGGACCAATTGCGAAACGTCAACGCCAATCTACAGTAGGGGTAGAAGAGGTTGTTGATGTGCCAGACGACACTGATAATCATATCATTATCGATGAACTTGCACCGGACACCGTTCTCAATCAAGGTGGACATGATAATTTGATCATTTTGCGACCAAAAAGTCTCTTGGAACTCCCAATCGAGGAAAATGAAAAGTTCCCTGTGTCAAATGAAGAGTGCATGCATTACAACTCAATAATCGAACTTGCCTATACAAAAAGAATTCAGAG GAAGTATGCGTTGGCGTACTCAATGGTTCATTGCAATTACGTATCACTTGGACAAAGCCTTATGCCAACCGGGCACATCGACAATTTCCTGATCCCTTGCTTTTGTCGGAAGTTCTTCGAGGACCGTCATTCCTCAATCTCTGGAAGGCACCATTTCTTCCCGAACATTGGC GAGTATATTCTGAACTACCCAAAAGATGATAAACTAAGATCAATTGCCACTTCTTTTTTGGGGGCAGCATCAGCAAGTAGGGGTAAACGGCTAGATTTGTCAAATACG CTGTTCTTCCCCACATGCCTCGACAACCATTGGATAGTGTTTGCTGTCAATTTCAAGTGGAAACTTTTTGCTTTCTTGGATTCTTTTTACGACAAGGACTCATATCTTCACAAGTCTATCAGAGAGAAATTT ATCAATAACTTCATCAAGTTGTGGGAAATCATTTTCCAAACAGACCAGCATAATTTCAAGATTTTCAAAAGGATGTACCCTCACGTGCCAAAGCAGATTAATGG AAATGATTGTGGAGTGTTTGCAACAAAGATAATGGAGATATGGGACCCAACCTTGGATCTGCGCAAGATTTTCTCACATGAAGACATCCAACACATAAGAATTCAATACATGAACCAACTTTTCTTTTGGAAGAAAAACACTGCAGACAAGAGCCTTGTCACTCGTTTCAACTTGCAG GGGTAA
- the LOC119320013 gene encoding uncharacterized protein LOC119320013, translating to MDFESHEILEVVPRAGDDPNGHANPQAAAAGAGAGAGAGHPAAGQEDPVAVAAAQRAKEDAEYLDKMRGWLMTVATLFVGFAFQAAMHPPPWILQDYLRLLIAAHGGAASDAKTKLANDEGLLAARDGGLTVPCFMALNMLTFATGLVLLVTLLVMKRGPSGSDMNRITFLVKGLAATVACTFAAGVSADPVAALLVLVFLTLYAILAFVRVMGWIRGVMYQRVWQLLQRRIGS from the coding sequence ATGGATTTTGAGTCTCATGAAATCTTAGAAGTTGTGCCTCGGGCAGGTGACGACCCCAACGGTCATGCGAATCCTCAGGCGGCGGCTGCTGGTGCtggtgccggcgccggcgccggtcatCCGGCAGCCGGGCAAGAGGacccggtggcggtggcggcagctCAGCGAGCTAAAGAAGACGCGGAGTATCTGGACAAGATGCGCGGGTGGCTGATGACGGTGGCCACGCTCTTCGTCGGCTTCGCCTTCCAGGCGGCGATGCACCCGCCTCCGTGGATACTGCAGGACTATCTCCGACTGTTGATAGCCGCGCACGGCGGAGCCGCTTCTGACGCCAAGACCAAGCTGGCCAACGACGAGGGCCTGCTCGCTGCCAGGGACGGAGGCCTCACGGTGCCATGTTTCATGGCGCTCAACATGCTCACCTTCGCGACGGGGCTGGTCCTGCTGGTCACGCTGCTCGTGATGAAAAGGGGCCCGTCCGGCAGTGACATGAATCGCATAACGTTCCTGGTGAAGGGTCTCGCCGCCACTGTGGCCTGTACGTTTGCCGCCGGTGTCTCCGCCGATCCCGTCGCTGCTTTGCTGGTTCTTGTTTTTCTCACGCTGTACGCCATCTTGGCTTTCGTCAGAGTCATGGGCTGGATCCGCGGAGTAATGTATCAGCGGGTGTGGCAACTATTGCAAAGGAGAATAGGATCTTAG